The window ACAAATACAGCTTCGCGGAAGCGGTTACGCATCTCGGACGCTGGAAAAAGTTTGAAGCGGAAATCCGCGGCGAAAGCATGACGCTGCTTGAAAGAGTCGGTCTGGCAGACCGCGCGGGGCAGACCGCCGGAACGCTTCCGTACGGCATGCAGCGCAGACTTGAAATAGCGCGCGCCCTTGCTCTCCGCCCCGGGCTTCTTCTGCTTGACGAGCCTGCCGCCGGCATGAACCCTGAGGAAGTTGTTGAGCTCAACGAACTGATAAGCGGCATTCACAGGGATTTCAAGCTGACGATACTGCTCATAGAGCATCACATGGACGTCGTAATGAATATATGCTCGCACGTTGTCTGCATCAACTTCGGTGCTAAAATTGCCGACGGCACCGCACAGGAAGTGCAGAACAATCCCGAAGTTCTTGCTGCGTATCTCGGAGAGGAGGAATAAACGTGGAACCTGTCCTTTCCGTCAGAAATTTAAGTGTACGCTACGGCGCCATTCAGGCGCTGAGAGGAATTGACCTTGACGTCTTCCGCGGCGAAATAGTCTCTGTTATCGGTGCAAACGGCGCCGGCAAAACGACAATGATGAACGCGGTTATGGGCGACATTCCGCGTGCCGGCGGAGAAATTCTGCTCAACGGCAAGCCTCTGCCCGACAAAAGCTTTCGCGTCGCATGCGAAAAAATAAGCATATCGCCGGAAGGCAGAAGAGTGTTTGCGCCGCTTACCGTCTATGAAAACCTGCAAATGGGCGCGTTCCCTCTCAAAGACAAAAAAGAAATAGCGGCACAGCTGAAAGAAATATACAGACTGTTCCCGCGCCTTGAAGAAAGGAAAAAACAATACGCCGGCACGCTCTCCGGCGGTGAACAACAAATGCTTGCAATCGGCAGGGCTCTTATGCAGAAGCCGGAAGTGCTTCTGCTTGACGAACCGTCGCTCGGGCTTGCGCCGATAATTATCAGCGAAATTTTCAAAGAATTAAAAATTATCAACAAAGAACTCGGCACGACAATACTTATCGTAGAACAGAACGCGAAAAAAGCGCTGCAGCTTTCAGACAGGGCATACGTTCTGCAGACGGGAAAAGTTGTTATGGAAGGCAAATCAGCCGAACTGCTGAACAATCAGGAAATTCAGGCGGCATACCTCGGTGTAAAATAAAAGGGAAACGTCAGGCAGACCATGGACAAAAAAATCTTTCTTTTTCTTATACCGGCAGCGGCGGTGTTGTGCATAGCGCTGGCGCGCAAACCGGCGCCGGTCTGTAATACCGTGAAATCCTCAACGCGGGAAACCGAAGAAATTTCGCGGGACGGGACGCTTCCGCAGGACGGCTTCATAGACGTTGGAAAAGTTTACGGCGCCACCTCAGGCTACAAAATTTTCAAAGAAGAAACGGAAGCCTACGCGAAACGCATCAACGCGGAGCTTGCCGTCTCGCTTAAAAAAGAAAAAGACGAAACAAAGCGGCAGAAACTTAAAAAAGACGCTGAGGAACAGATAAGACTGTACGGCGAAGCCCTGCTGCAGGACGTTCTGAAAGACGTTGACGACGCTATAGAAAAGGTTGCGGACAAACAGCAGCTGTACAGGGTGTACCTCAAAGGCGCGGAAAAAATGCCGGCGGAAGACTATACGGACGCCGTTGTGACAGAACTGCGCCGGGACTACTCTCTCAGACCTCTGCTGCTTGAAGCTGCCGTTAAAATGAAATCCGCGCCGGAAAAACAGCCGGAAAAGAATGATAAAGAAACAGCGGTCTGCGCTATGGCACAGGAGACACAGCCTGCTGCGGCAGAGGAAAAATCCGTTATACAGACAGAAAAGACAGAAAAAGCGGAAAAAGCGGAAAAAGCGGAAAAACTCGAACAGCCGGAAAAAATCGCCGCGGAAAAAGCGCCGGAAGGCGGCAAACAGAACGGAAGCGCCCTAAAAGCAGAACGGCAGGAACCGGCAAAACCGCTTCCGAAACAGGCACAGGACGTGAAAAAAGCGCCGCTGCCCGTGCAGAACGCAAAAGCAAAGCAGGAACAGGCGCCTGTCGTGAAAGAAACGCCGCAGAGAGTACAAAAAACGGAAGCCGCGGAACAGCCGCAGACGAAAACAGAGACGCTGGAACAGAAAGCGGACGTTCCGAAAAAAGCCCGCATAGTGATACAGTTCTGCGCCTCAGGAAACAAAAAAGGCATAGCATTGGCAGCAGACAAAGTCAGAAAGAGCGGTCTGCCTGCGTACGTGCAGGAGGGA is drawn from Candidatus Equadaptatus faecalis and contains these coding sequences:
- a CDS encoding ABC transporter ATP-binding protein, with translation MSTLLEVKNLTVRFGGVTAVDEVSFKIEKGELAGLIGPNGAGKTTVFNLVSGVYGAASGEIIYDGKRIDKLKTYQIVPLGIARTFQNLRLFGGSTVLENVMTAAQNFHKYSFAEAVTHLGRWKKFEAEIRGESMTLLERVGLADRAGQTAGTLPYGMQRRLEIARALALRPGLLLLDEPAAGMNPEEVVELNELISGIHRDFKLTILLIEHHMDVVMNICSHVVCINFGAKIADGTAQEVQNNPEVLAAYLGEEE
- a CDS encoding ABC transporter ATP-binding protein — encoded protein: MNVEPVLSVRNLSVRYGAIQALRGIDLDVFRGEIVSVIGANGAGKTTMMNAVMGDIPRAGGEILLNGKPLPDKSFRVACEKISISPEGRRVFAPLTVYENLQMGAFPLKDKKEIAAQLKEIYRLFPRLEERKKQYAGTLSGGEQQMLAIGRALMQKPEVLLLDEPSLGLAPIIISEIFKELKIINKELGTTILIVEQNAKKALQLSDRAYVLQTGKVVMEGKSAELLNNQEIQAAYLGVK